Genomic DNA from Rickettsiales bacterium:
GTTTTTTATATAAGGAATTCTGCGAATTTCACGCAATATCTCAACGCCATTTTTTGAAGGCAACATCCAATCAAGTAATATTAAATGGGGGGTAAATTCATCAATTTTTTCAATCGCTTCATCACCATCGAAGGCTTGATGAACAATAAAACCAGCCTTTTCCAGATTATACCTTATCAAAAGCGATATAGATTCCTCATCTTCAACCACTAGAATTTTAGGCTTAAAATTCATATTTATCAGTGAGTTAAGAAAAGATTACAAGATTCCTTATCTAAGAAATATTTTGTAAAGCCACCTAAAATAATCTGCTTTAATCTTGAATGAGAATAAGCACCCATTACAATTAAATCAGCATTAAATTCATTATATTTCTCTTCAAGAGCTTGCGGAGGATTTTTAGCATCTTCAATTACCACTGAAGTTATATTAACATTATGTTTTGCAAGGTGATTTTCTACGATTGTAACATTTTTTGAGATATCTTCATCTTCAGTAATATGGACAACATAAATCTTCTTAGCTTTTTGCAAGATAGGCATTGCAAACCATTCCGCTCTATGGGTTTGAGGGGTATCCTTCCAAGCAAGAATTATTGTGCTATCTTCAATTCTTTTATTTTCCGCAAAATTTTTAGTTAAAATTAAGGGCCTACCTGAGTTAAACAAAGCACCATCAATAACCGTATCTAAAATTGAAGCTCCTAAATCATAGCTTGCAATAGTTAAATCATGCAGGCTACATTCTGCTGTAATTTGCTCTGAGCTATCACCGAATATATCAAGAGCTTTGCCCCATTTAAGAACATTTTCTGAGTTAGTTTTTTTTGTTAAATCATCAAACCAATTTTTTACCTTGATAGATTTTTGCTCAAATTGCTCTTTATATAATTTATCAGCCACCTCTTGTGAGGCAGCATAACCTTGCTTTTTGAAAGTTTCTGCGATTATTTTATTTTGGTTTTCCTCAAGCAAAATTAGAGATTTAGAAGTAAAAACACAATTAGCCTTTGCATCATAAGTTTTTGCTAGGGCAGAAGAAAAATTCAACGCAGAAGCCTGATTGCCATTACTTGAAAGAGGTGTAAAAATGGATTTATACATAGTTTTTATTCATTAAGTTTTTATAAATTATTATTAGGATTTATTTTCCATAATATTTTTTTCAATTAATCTATCTGCAAAAATGCAGATATTTCGCAACCTATATTATCTATATCCATCAATAACTTAAATCAAATAATCTGCTAAAATGCAGAGATTTTAGAATTTTATAAAAATTTTTACCACTCAATTCATAGAGATTTGATGAAATAACTTTAATTTGAAAAAAATACAATATAAAGGATTAAAATTAAAATTTAATAGCATTAATCTTTATTAAAAAAATTGATTTAACTCAAAAATAGATTAATTAACTTAAAAAATTCTAACATAAATTAATTTCATATGGAAGGCGCACCTAAAGGTTTGAAAAGATGGTTATTTTCTACTAACCACAAAGATATTGGAACAATGTATATTATTTATGGAATTATTGCGGGCATTATTAGTGCCGCAATTTCCGTATGGTTCAGGGCGGAGTTACAATATCCGGGTGATCAAGTTTTCAATGGAAATTACCAACTTTACAATGTATTAATTACGGCACACGCACTTCTGATGGTGTTTTTTATGATAATGCCAGCTTTAATTGGTGGTTTTGGTAATTGGTTTTTACCACTA
This window encodes:
- a CDS encoding universal stress protein gives rise to the protein MYKSIFTPLSSNGNQASALNFSSALAKTYDAKANCVFTSKSLILLEENQNKIIAETFKKQGYAASQEVADKLYKEQFEQKSIKVKNWFDDLTKKTNSENVLKWGKALDIFGDSSEQITAECSLHDLTIASYDLGASILDTVIDGALFNSGRPLILTKNFAENKRIEDSTIILAWKDTPQTHRAEWFAMPILQKAKKIYVVHITEDEDISKNVTIVENHLAKHNVNITSVVIEDAKNPPQALEEKYNEFNADLIVMGAYSHSRLKQIILGGFTKYFLDKESCNLFLTH